The Octadecabacter arcticus 238 genome contains a region encoding:
- a CDS encoding S49 family peptidase yields the protein MKYWIPFIKSDPHVAVIRLQGAIATSGRALSDRGLADSIEKAFRSKPKAVALEISSPGGSPVQSSLICARIRRLADEKDIPVYSFVEDVAASGGYWLATAGDEIYVDRGSIVGSIGVISAGFGLTGTLDKIGAERRVYTAGKSKSMLDPFQAEKPADVKRLKGLLRDMHVFFKDHVSTRRAGKLVDQDLFTGDIWVGQKSIDVGLADHLGHLVPTMKDRFGDKTKFRRFGQKKPLLARFGAQIIDDAYGGIEERAAYARFGL from the coding sequence ATGAAATACTGGATCCCCTTCATCAAATCAGACCCCCACGTGGCCGTCATCCGGCTACAGGGGGCAATAGCGACATCTGGTCGTGCCCTTAGCGATCGCGGGCTGGCTGACAGCATCGAAAAGGCGTTTCGCAGCAAACCCAAAGCGGTGGCGCTGGAAATCAGCTCCCCCGGTGGCTCGCCGGTTCAATCATCGCTTATTTGTGCGCGGATTCGCAGGCTTGCGGATGAAAAAGACATCCCCGTTTACAGCTTCGTTGAAGACGTCGCTGCATCGGGCGGCTATTGGCTCGCGACGGCGGGCGATGAGATTTATGTCGATCGTGGGTCCATTGTCGGGTCCATCGGGGTGATTTCGGCGGGCTTCGGGCTGACCGGAACCTTGGATAAAATCGGCGCCGAACGCCGCGTTTACACGGCTGGTAAATCCAAAAGCATGCTTGACCCGTTTCAGGCGGAAAAGCCTGCTGATGTGAAACGCCTCAAGGGTTTGCTGCGTGATATGCACGTCTTCTTCAAAGACCACGTCAGCACGCGCCGCGCAGGTAAGCTCGTAGATCAAGACCTGTTCACTGGCGACATCTGGGTTGGCCAAAAATCGATAGATGTCGGGCTGGCCGATCACCTTGGCCATCTGGTCCCGACCATGAAGGATCGGTTTGGTGACAAAACAAAATTCCGCCGCTTTGGTCAGAAAAAGCCCCTATTGGCGCGTTTCGGCGCCCAAATCATCGACGATGCCTACGGCGGCATTGAAGAACGCGCAGCTTACGCGCGGTTTGGCCTGTAG
- a CDS encoding MYG1 family protein, with the protein MTITHLVTHSGGFHADELLSSAVLTRVFPQAELLRSRDRKWITPATDKIIYDVGGDYDGEAQIFDHHQRPSPLRDDGQPFSSFGLIWAHYGRAYLAAMDVPTDDIEAIHTKFDTKFVLPIDLLDNGAIEPSVAGPLSILTLPALLGSLKPVFDDMSPTADDDAFFAALPIARSFVEAQIRGLAAKARASGIVLNAIAQAGTSPILELPMGMPYRAALDQMGSDHILFVVHPRGGDWTLGGIKLSQDTFEQRADLPAAWAGLTDAALEDASGVKGAKFCHNARFIAVAYTREAIMKMAEIAVREA; encoded by the coding sequence ATGACCATCACCCATCTTGTTACCCATTCCGGCGGCTTTCATGCAGATGAACTGCTGTCGTCCGCTGTTCTTACACGTGTGTTCCCACAGGCAGAATTGCTGCGCAGCCGCGACCGCAAATGGATCACGCCCGCGACGGACAAGATTATCTATGATGTCGGCGGGGACTATGACGGCGAAGCGCAGATATTTGACCATCATCAACGTCCCAGTCCCCTGCGCGACGACGGCCAGCCGTTCAGTTCTTTTGGTCTGATCTGGGCACATTACGGGCGGGCGTATTTGGCGGCGATGGACGTACCAACCGATGACATTGAGGCGATCCACACCAAGTTTGACACCAAGTTTGTGCTGCCGATTGACCTGCTGGACAACGGCGCGATTGAACCATCCGTAGCAGGGCCACTTTCGATTCTGACGTTGCCTGCACTTTTGGGGAGCTTAAAGCCGGTCTTTGACGACATGTCGCCAACGGCGGACGACGATGCCTTCTTCGCCGCGTTGCCCATCGCGCGCAGCTTTGTCGAAGCCCAAATTCGCGGGTTAGCCGCAAAGGCGCGCGCTAGCGGCATCGTGCTTAACGCAATCGCGCAGGCTGGAACGTCACCTATTCTTGAATTGCCTATGGGCATGCCCTACCGCGCCGCACTGGATCAGATGGGGTCTGACCATATTTTGTTTGTGGTCCACCCACGCGGCGGCGACTGGACGTTGGGCGGCATCAAGCTGTCCCAAGACACGTTCGAGCAACGCGCCGATCTTCCAGCCGCTTGGGCCGGACTGACTGACGCCGCGCTTGAGGATGCAAGTGGCGTCAAAGGCGCCAAATTCTGTCACAATGCGCGCTTTATCGCAGTGGCATACACCCGCGAGGCGATCATGAAAATGGCTGAGATTGCAGTACGCGAAGCCTAG
- a CDS encoding ABC transporter ATP-binding protein yields the protein MTNIVEVRRLTKTFDGGFQALKSVDLDIKSGEIIALLGPNGAGKTTLISTICGITRATSGTVKIGGHDTVTAYRAARSLVGLVPQEITLEPFEKVISTVRFSRGLFGRAPNDAYLEKVLKSLSLWDKKDSKIMMLSGGMKRRVLIAKALAHEPRVLFLDEPSAGVDVELRKDMWKVVSQLKKDGVTIILTTHYIEEAEAIADRVGVIAKGEILLVENKADLMNRMGQKTLKIDLAEPVETIPKALSKYDLTIEDGGLLFAYDIATDRTGIAGLLADLRTAGLKLTDLQTRQSSLEEIFVSLVSEKDVAVEKEDAT from the coding sequence ATGACAAATATAGTTGAGGTTCGACGCCTCACAAAGACCTTTGATGGTGGGTTCCAAGCCCTGAAATCTGTTGATCTGGACATCAAATCGGGTGAAATAATTGCGCTACTCGGCCCTAACGGGGCAGGTAAAACCACACTGATATCAACGATTTGCGGCATAACCCGCGCCACAAGCGGAACGGTGAAAATTGGCGGACATGACACGGTCACCGCGTACCGCGCTGCGCGCAGTCTTGTCGGGCTTGTCCCGCAAGAAATCACCCTCGAACCGTTCGAGAAGGTGATCAGTACCGTTCGCTTTTCACGCGGGCTGTTCGGTCGGGCACCAAATGACGCCTACCTCGAAAAGGTTCTGAAATCCCTGTCCCTTTGGGACAAGAAGGACTCCAAGATCATGATGTTGTCCGGAGGAATGAAACGCCGCGTCTTAATTGCCAAGGCGCTGGCCCATGAACCGCGCGTGTTGTTCCTTGATGAACCATCCGCAGGCGTTGATGTCGAACTGCGCAAAGACATGTGGAAGGTTGTGTCCCAGCTGAAAAAAGATGGCGTCACGATCATCCTGACGACGCACTACATCGAAGAAGCTGAAGCCATCGCTGACCGTGTCGGTGTCATCGCCAAAGGCGAAATTCTTTTGGTCGAAAACAAGGCTGACCTAATGAACCGCATGGGGCAAAAGACGCTCAAAATTGATCTGGCCGAGCCTGTGGAAACGATACCGAAAGCCCTGTCGAAATACGATCTCACGATTGAGGACGGCGGTTTGTTGTTTGCCTATGACATCGCGACGGACCGCACTGGAATTGCCGGGCTTTTGGCCGATCTACGCACGGCTGGCTTGAAATTGACGGACCTGCAAACGCGGCAATCATCCCTCGAAGAAATCTTCGTATCCCTCGTTTCCGAAAAGGACGTTGCGGTCGAAAAGGAAGACGCCACATGA
- a CDS encoding cation:proton antiporter: protein MTLLQIASLLIVLAGAFGTVNYLFLRLPSSIGILVVALIASFAVIVTDALFPSLTVEEQIRAQVLDFEFSEALLEGMLGLLLFAGALHVKLSDLRKAWLVIFLIATMGVGLSTAIVGFGFSWITGMPLMIAFVFGALISPTDPVAVLGVLREASLPKALETKIAGESLFNDGVGYVVFLVLVGIAFPSGDHHGSGLFGAAQLFIQEAVGGAVLGIVLGWLTFRVMRRIDDYSLEVLITLGLAFGGYELAVALHVSAPIMAVCAGLLIGDIGSKHGMSEETRKYVEAFWTLIDEILNAVLFLMIGFEVFAIAFKTDFLIAGAMAIVLALVARLAAVAVPVLLLKPFQTFSKGVIPIMTWGGLKGGISVALALSLPDGEWKPLILTVTYIVVIFSIIVQGLTVTRLAERIGRAPELPSRGD from the coding sequence ATGACACTCCTGCAAATCGCATCCCTGCTGATTGTCCTTGCTGGGGCCTTTGGCACAGTGAATTACCTGTTTCTTCGTCTCCCGTCCTCGATTGGTATTCTGGTCGTGGCGCTCATCGCGTCCTTCGCGGTGATTGTGACCGACGCACTGTTCCCGTCCTTAACGGTCGAAGAACAGATCCGCGCGCAGGTGCTGGACTTTGAATTTTCCGAGGCGCTGTTAGAAGGCATGTTGGGTCTTTTATTGTTTGCTGGCGCGCTCCACGTCAAACTTTCGGACCTTCGCAAAGCCTGGCTTGTCATCTTCTTGATAGCGACAATGGGGGTGGGTCTTTCAACTGCAATTGTCGGCTTCGGGTTCAGTTGGATCACGGGAATGCCGTTGATGATCGCGTTCGTATTTGGGGCGCTGATTTCACCGACAGATCCCGTCGCGGTGCTGGGTGTCCTGCGCGAAGCAAGCCTGCCAAAAGCCTTGGAAACCAAAATTGCCGGCGAAAGCCTGTTCAATGACGGTGTCGGATATGTGGTTTTCCTCGTTCTCGTGGGCATCGCGTTTCCCAGCGGGGACCATCACGGATCAGGTCTTTTTGGGGCCGCGCAACTGTTCATTCAAGAAGCGGTCGGCGGGGCGGTTTTGGGGATTGTCCTGGGCTGGCTCACGTTCCGTGTCATGCGCCGGATTGATGACTATTCCCTCGAAGTCCTCATCACACTTGGCCTTGCCTTTGGTGGCTACGAACTCGCCGTTGCGCTGCACGTCTCTGCGCCGATCATGGCCGTCTGTGCAGGACTTTTGATTGGTGACATCGGGTCCAAACACGGCATGTCGGAAGAAACCCGCAAGTATGTCGAAGCGTTCTGGACGCTTATCGACGAAATCCTGAACGCCGTGTTGTTCCTGATGATCGGGTTTGAGGTGTTCGCCATCGCATTTAAAACTGATTTCCTGATCGCGGGCGCCATGGCAATCGTGCTTGCGCTTGTTGCGCGGCTGGCAGCTGTCGCGGTTCCGGTGCTTTTGCTGAAACCGTTCCAGACGTTCAGCAAGGGCGTCATTCCGATCATGACTTGGGGCGGCCTGAAAGGCGGTATTTCCGTCGCCTTGGCACTGTCACTGCCAGACGGCGAATGGAAACCTTTGATCCTGACAGTGACCTATATTGTCGTCATTTTCTCTATCATCGTGCAGGGACTTACCGTCACACGATTGGCTGAGCGCATCGGTAGAGCACCGGAGTTGCCCAGCCGAGGGGACTAA
- a CDS encoding ABC transporter permease, whose protein sequence is MNYQAIKSIYIFEMERFFRTLTQSFISPVISTALYFVVFGTAIGSRMESVEGIGYGAFIVPGLIMLSVMTQATANASFGIYFPKFIGTIYELLSAPVSFLEITVGYVGAAATKAMFIGVVILATSFLFVDLSIQHPFAMIAFLTLTCLSFSLLGFIIGIWAGNFEQLQLIPLLIITPLVFLGGSFYSVTMLPPVWQTITMFNPVVYLISGFRWSFFGTADVPIGLSLMAILLFTALCVGIIAWIFKTGWRIRQ, encoded by the coding sequence ATGAATTATCAAGCAATAAAGTCGATCTATATCTTTGAAATGGAGCGATTTTTCCGCACACTGACGCAAAGCTTCATCAGCCCTGTGATCTCAACCGCATTGTATTTTGTGGTCTTCGGCACTGCCATTGGCAGCCGCATGGAAAGCGTTGAGGGCATTGGATACGGCGCGTTCATCGTTCCGGGGCTCATCATGCTATCAGTCATGACACAGGCCACAGCCAACGCCAGTTTCGGCATCTATTTCCCGAAATTCATAGGTACGATCTACGAACTCTTATCAGCCCCCGTCAGCTTTCTTGAGATCACAGTGGGCTACGTCGGGGCCGCGGCCACCAAGGCGATGTTCATCGGCGTCGTGATCCTTGCGACGTCGTTCCTGTTTGTGGACCTGTCAATCCAACACCCGTTTGCAATGATCGCGTTCCTGACCCTCACCTGCCTGAGCTTCTCGCTCCTCGGTTTTATCATCGGCATCTGGGCTGGCAATTTCGAACAATTGCAACTGATCCCTTTGCTGATCATCACGCCGTTGGTGTTCCTTGGTGGGTCGTTTTATTCCGTAACGATGCTGCCGCCGGTCTGGCAAACAATTACCATGTTCAATCCTGTGGTTTATTTGATTTCCGGCTTTAGGTGGTCGTTCTTCGGGACGGCAGATGTGCCCATCGGCCTTAGCCTTATGGCGATTTTACTGTTCACGGCTCTTTGTGTCGGGATCATTGCGTGGATATTCAAAACCGGCTGGCGTATCCGGCAGTAA